Genomic DNA from Pseudomonas fitomaticsae:
GTTACGCCGCTGCGCGCAAGGCCTTCGCCGACATGGATCAGGACGCCATCGTCCAGACCGTGAAAGACGCCGGCCTCAAAGGTCGCGGCGGTGCAGGCTTCCCCACTGGCGTGAAGTGGGGCCTGATGCCAAAGGACGAATCCATCAACATCCGCTACCTGCTGTGCAACGCGGATGAAATGGAGCCGAACACCTGGAAAGACCGCATGCTGATGGAGCAACTGCCCCATCTGCTGATCGAAGGCATGCTGATCAGTGCCCGCGCGCTGAAAACCTACCGTGGCTACATCTTCCTGCGTGGCGAGTACACCACCGCCGCCAAGCACCTGAACCGTGCCGTGGAAGAAGCCAAGGCAGCCGGCCTGCTGGGCAAGAACATCCTGGGCAGCGGCTTCGATTTCGAACTGTTCGTCCACACCGGCGCCGGGCGTTACATCTGCGGTGAAGAAACCGCACTGATCAATTCCCTCGAAGGTCGCCGCGCCAACCCGCGCTCCAAGCCGCCCTTCCCTGCCGCCGTTGGCGTGTGGGGCAAGCCGACCTGCGTGAACAACGTTGAAACCCTGTGCAACGTGCCGGCGATCATCGCCGACGGCGTGGACTGGTACAAATCGTTGGCCCGCGACGGCAGCGAAGACATGGGCACCAAGCTCATGGGCTTCTCCGGCAAGGTCAAGAACCCTGGCCTGTGGGAACTGCCATTCGGCGTGACCGGTCGCGAGCTGTTCGAAGACTACGCCGGCGGTATGCGCGACGGTTACAAGCTCAAGGCCTGGCAGCCAGGCGGCGCCGGTACCGGTTTCCTGTTGCCGGAACACCTCGACGCACAAATGTACGCCGGCGGCATCGCCAAAGTGGGCACCCGTATGGGTACCGGCCTGGCCATGGCGGTGGACGACAGCGTCAACATGGTGTCCCTGCTGCGCAACATGGAGCAGTTCTTCGCTCGCGAATCCTGCGGTTTCTGCACCCCTTGCCGTGATGGCCTGCCATGGAGCGTCAAGCTGCTGATGGCCATCGAACAAGGCCGCGGCCAGCCAGGCGACATCGAGACCCTGCTGGGTCTGGTCAACTTCCTCGGCCCGGGCAAGACCTTCTGTGCTCACGCACCGGGTGCCGTGGAGCCGTTGGGCAGTGCCATCAAATACTTCCGTCCAGAGTTCGAAGCCGGTATCGCGCCTGCAAGCGCCGCCGTCCCGCCTCTGGCGAAGCCGATCACAGTCGGCGCGTAAACGCTTAAAAAAGGCGAAGGGTCCGTGCCCTTCGCCTTTCGTCCGATGACGCCTTTCGGGGCTGACTGGATTCGGACGGATAACAAGATTCCATTAGCCACGCCCGCTGACACCGGGCCAACGAAGACCTTTGAACCATGGCCACTATCCACGTAGACGGCAAAGCGCTCGAAGTCGACGGGGCAGACAACCTGTTACAGGCATGTCTGTCGCTGGGCCTCGACATCCCTTATTTCTGCTGGCACCCCGCGCTTGGTAGCGTCGGGGCCTGCCGCCAGTGCGCGGTCAAGCAGTACACCGACGAGAACGACACCCGTGGTCGCATCGTCATGTCCTGCATGACCCCTGCCACCGACAACACCTGGATCTCCATCGACGATGAAGAATCCAAGGCGTTCCGCGCCAGTGTCGTCGAATGGCTGATGACCAACCACCCGCACGACTGCCCTGTGTGCGAGGAAGGCGGTCACTGCCACCTGCAAGACATGACCGTGATGACCGGCCACAACGAGCGCCGTTATCGCTTCACCAAACGCACCCACCAGAACCAGCAACTGGGCCCGTTCATTTCCCACGAAATGAACCGCTGCATCGCCTGCTACCGCTGCGTGCGTTTCTACAAGGACTACGCCGGCGGCACCGACCTGGGTGTATTCGGCG
This window encodes:
- the nuoF gene encoding NADH-quinone oxidoreductase subunit NuoF yields the protein MTLTSFGPANRIQRSAETHPLTWRLRDDGEAVWLDEYQAKNGYAAARKAFADMDQDAIVQTVKDAGLKGRGGAGFPTGVKWGLMPKDESINIRYLLCNADEMEPNTWKDRMLMEQLPHLLIEGMLISARALKTYRGYIFLRGEYTTAAKHLNRAVEEAKAAGLLGKNILGSGFDFELFVHTGAGRYICGEETALINSLEGRRANPRSKPPFPAAVGVWGKPTCVNNVETLCNVPAIIADGVDWYKSLARDGSEDMGTKLMGFSGKVKNPGLWELPFGVTGRELFEDYAGGMRDGYKLKAWQPGGAGTGFLLPEHLDAQMYAGGIAKVGTRMGTGLAMAVDDSVNMVSLLRNMEQFFARESCGFCTPCRDGLPWSVKLLMAIEQGRGQPGDIETLLGLVNFLGPGKTFCAHAPGAVEPLGSAIKYFRPEFEAGIAPASAAVPPLAKPITVGA